The stretch of DNA CGCGCCCACCCCTCACCAATGGGTCGCTCGTGAACTCATTCGTGATTTTAGCGGATTACTTTTTCAATATCCACTGTTATGGGGAATATATGCCGTCTTACAACTTATCATCAGTGTCATTCACGGCTGACTCAGTTAATCAAATCATCCCCTATTTTCTACAAAACGACGCGTGAAAATACGCTATAATAGGGTCCCGAATGAAATATAGCCGAATGCCCTGTCCTTTTCAATGAGAGATCTATTTTACCTAGAACATTCCTTAAAAAACATATAAGCGCTATGAAAAAAATGGATACATCCGCTTTCTTCATAGCGCTTGAATATGATTTTGTGTTCGACTTTATTTAACGACTTCTAAAACAGATTCAGCAATTTCACCATCATTGAGATAAATAATACGATCCGCGTAATCAAATAACCGTTGATCATGTGTGACCATGATGCCAATCGTTTTTTCGTTGCGCACTTGTTGTTTAATCATCTCCACAACTTCTGTAGCACGTTGCGCATCTAAACTAGCGGTAGGTTCATCTGCCAACAATAATTTTGGTTGGTTCATCCATGCACGCATAATTGCAACACGTTGTTTTTCTCCTCCTGAAAGCATGTGCGGATAAACACGTGCTCTGTGGCTCAGTCCAATACGTTCTAAAAGCATCTCAGCACGTTGTTGTGCTTCCTTGCGACGCATTCCCGCTTCTTTGCCAACGAGTTCAAGTTGCTCATAAACTTTTAAATAAGGTACCAAATGTGAAGCTTGAAAAATAAATCCGATGTCTTTTAAACGTTTTTCTGTTAAGGCTTGACGCGATAAACGACTCAAATCTTCACCATCGAGCAATACTTTCCCTACTGTTGGAGACAACAAGCCGCCAATGATTGTGAGCAGTGTCGATTTTCCTGAACCTGAACGACCATTTAATATCACAAATTCACCGGGTTGCACTTCAAAGTTCA from Staphylococcus lutrae encodes:
- a CDS encoding ABC transporter ATP-binding protein, coding for MSLIIQDLVKNFGKGDTETKVLKGLNFEVQPGEFVILNGRSGSGKSTLLTIIGGLLSPTVGKVLLDGEDLSRLSRQALTEKRLKDIGFIFQASHLVPYLKVYEQLELVGKEAGMRRKEAQQRAEMLLERIGLSHRARVYPHMLSGGEKQRVAIMRAWMNQPKLLLADEPTASLDAQRATEVVEMIKQQVRNEKTIGIMVTHDQRLFDYADRIIYLNDGEIAESVLEVVK